One part of the Glycine max cultivar Williams 82 chromosome 14, Glycine_max_v4.0, whole genome shotgun sequence genome encodes these proteins:
- the LOC102665066 gene encoding uncharacterized protein, whose translation MLTKKNRYIHRDTIVVEGNCSAFIQCIIPPKHKDPESVTILCSIGEVAVGKALIELGASTNLMPLSMCQRLGEIEIMPTRMTLQLADRSIARPYGVIEDVLVRVKHLIFPADFIVIDIKEDADIPLILERPFMSTASCVVDIGKRKLQMIKEDQQISFDMFYEEKALPDQNVCLKVNVMEEKRLEKKVLEVGTLLEPG comes from the coding sequence atgCTAACAAAGAAGAATCGGTATATCCACAGAGACACAATAGTTGTGGAAGGTAACTGTAGTGCGTTCATTCAATGCATCATTCCCCCGAAGCATAAGGATCCCGAAAGTGTCACTATACTGTGTTCTATTGGTGAGGTTGCTGTGGGTAAAGCTCTCATAGAGTTGGGAGCTAGTACCAATTTAATGCCTCTATCCATGTGCCAACgacttggagagatagagataatgccCACACGCATGACCCTCCAGTTGGCTGATCGCTCCATCGCAAGACCATATGGAGTGATCGAAGACGTTTTGGTTAGGGTCAAACATTTGATCTTTCCAGCTGATTTCATAGTGATAGACATTAAAGAAGATGCTGACATTCCCCTAATTCTTGAAAGACCTTTTATGTCCACCGCAAGTTGTGTGGTAGACATAGGGAAGAGGAAACTACAAATGATCAAAGAAGACCAGCAAATCAGTTTCGATATGTTTTATGAAGAGAAAGCTTTGCCTGACCAAAATGTTTGTTTGAAGGTGAatgtgatggaggaaaagaGACTAGAGAAGAAGGTTCTGGAAGTTGGAACCTTGTTGGAACCAGGATAA